The Mercenaria mercenaria strain notata chromosome 6, MADL_Memer_1, whole genome shotgun sequence genome contains the following window.
AAAACTTCAAACAGGAAGTCTATAAGTaaatctattttctattttgtcagTTACCTATCAAAATGACCCAGTTAATTAAGGAGCATAatatacaaccaagcaaaataaaagcaaagtACGTTTGCTACAGCCTGTTCAAGAGAGACGACGGAATGTGCAGACCACTTTGCGCTCCACTCCATCTCTCCGGCAGGAATGCCACTATTTTTTACTGGAACATCATAATTTGTCAAGTTAAAAACATGTCCTAGAAGTTCATTTTTATagacatacatacatatatattttttttaaattttttttttaattttacataattaGTTTTACTTTCCAGCGATCGAAAGTGTATGCCACCGTGTCCGTTTTTGTGTTTAATATGGACAGGATATGTGCATGACCAATTTGAAGTTGACATGCAAAAACGAGAACCAAGAACTAAAGCAATTCAGGCATGcataaattttatgacaaattggtttaattttcttaaattttcacttGAGAACAGACAATATTGCGTAACTGACACAAttaattagaattaattctaaatTTCAATACtaacatgaaaaacatttttttttttaaattcctattTTGGAGAAAATTTCTCGCATAtactaaaatgtaataaaaagatacattttaatgtttttctttcttctaaGGACAACTGTTTCCCCATTTTCACTGTATAAGTTGCCTATATCATAATTAACCAGAAAGAAACCATAAAAGTCATTGGTGTCCGTACTTTTTCGGCGGTATTTCTtgaaatttaggttatttttgCTAGGGGCCACAGCTACTTTTCGCCAGAATTGTTGCATTGTTTGGATGTTTGATTCAGAAAAATCTTCTTTTACGCACGTTTCTTAGGGAATACTTAAACATGCTTTAGCATGAAAAAGAATTTAAAGGACTTGTATTCGTTCGTAGATACACTACCCAAGCTACATTTTTCCGTCGTTTAACTTGTAAAGAGATATCTCGTTTTCAGtgctttttctatttcttttgataGAAACCATTTAGATCGAAACCGATAAATTCGGCTTGGTTTGTTTCCATTCACGCGAAGTGAAAACAAACTTTAACGAAAAACATAACCTATACTGGGTAACAAACGGCAGCTGCGTAATCAGCTGCGCAGTAAAAACTGCCAGAAATACCCTAAATACGAGACAAATCTTTAAAGCTGCATAGACATTACAAAACTagtgaacattctgacatttAGCTCAACATACATATCACAATACATTAAACATACTTCAAATGTAAACTAAATTCGGTATACTTTACAAGTGGACAGTTTGGTGATTTGTTCAAAACGTTTTAAATACGAATAATCTTTTACATTTATAGTATTCAAAAATCTCAGCCCGGCTGCACATTTTGTTACCAACCATATAGAATGTTAACTACTGCAAGGGGAGTAATGAGcggtgttttttttcttattatatgAATGTATTATCCCTCTTAGTAAAGACAAATCCAAATAAGGAagtaaatttgaatcaaatttcCAAATAAAACCGGAAAAGAAAGTagtctttttttatttaagtttttggAAAATTTGGCAATTTTAAGAACAGAAATCTATACGATAGTATATTACTGAAAATACTGATAAGGTACttggtttatttatatttttcatggcTAACTGTGTTATaagattaattatttatttattttcaaccaTCCGACAAGGTAATATTACATCTAACTATTAAATTAAACGGACAGGAAAATCATAaagaaattatacattttaaatgtacagATATAGTTctcatgaacattttttttcttttaattttagaatGTTTCAAGATCCTGATTATTACCGGACAGTATCATTGAAACTGTCAGAGGTCCTCGATGATATTTATGTAAATGAGAGGACGGTACTGAAGAGGAGGAGAATGGTGTTGTTGCAGGAAACTATGCTCACCACTTTACACAGATTACTCGGCCAGCCTATAGTTTTCTATAATTTCGGTAGCCGATCTGAAGGATCAACAACAATAGGACTCGATTCAGACGCTGATACACTCTGCTGCTTCAATACTTGGAATGTGATAAGAGACTGGGGTGAGTGGCAGCATGGTATGTTCAATCTCCTCATGATCCAGGATGAGACCACATCGCCTGGCTACTGTCTCCTACAAGTGCTGAGGAAGGATGAGCCTCTTCCTCTGTATTTACCTGAACACGTATCACATAGGTATTTTACAGTAAGAGGAGGTAGAGTATTTGTGAAGAATACAGCGTTCAATCGTGATGTTCTAGCAGGTACTGTCACAAATGGTCCAGCAACATCACAACAAGGACGTCCAGGTTTTTATGATGTAGATTTTGTTAAAGCTTTCCGTTGCAAGTCATGGCCTGTAGAAGCCCAACCTTGGTTAATAAGACAAGGTATAGGAATGTGGCCAACAGAGGAAATGAAGAGATATTGCGAGAATACCGGATGTTTTTTTGTTCCAGTGAGCAGTAAAAGTGGTCAGTATGAGGAGTttgaatggagaatatctacTTCCATGGCTGAAAGGTTTCTTATGTTCAGTTTAAACATTACACAAATGAGATGTTACATCCTTATGAAgatgattcttaaaacattcataaatccTCGGTGTAATGGTGTTCTGTCAAGTTTTATGTGCAAGACTGTTTTATTGTATTGCATACAGAACACACATTCAAACAATTGGCGACCGTCCAATTTACTTGCGTGTTTAACTGTCTGCCTTATAGTATTGGAGAACTGTGTTAGACAAACAAACTGTCCACATTTTATAATACCTGAAAACAATCTGATGGCCGGGAGAATTTCTCctcgaaacaaaaacaaaattctaGAAATCTTACAAAATATTGCACAAAGTGAAGGTCGTGTACTGCTGGAGATTCCCATTGACAACCTTGGCACAAGACTGCAGGTGAAGATGAACATGTATGGAGCTTTTCAGTACTACCGCACTTCAGCCGAAATGTATGCTGAGATCTCACAAGGTCTTCTATTAGATACAGGCAGTACTGTATGTGCGTGTCACAAACACTTAATAAGAAAAAGTCTACATGGTGGAAATGATGATGTACAGGTGATATTTTCAGACTTTACATTTAAAGTAGTGAACACATACAGAGAAATAGGTTGTAACAGTTTGGAAAAAACTGCATTCAAACTTTTTATACCTCTATTATATTCTTCACTAGGGTCTGCGGTGGCATCTAGTGAAATTTACGCACACAACGTGATAACTCGAAAAACACTGACATGTTTTTCTATAGGTTTGGATTCCGATGTATCATCTGGCAGACTGAAGCTTGCCTCAGCCATTTATTGTCTAGGAGATATGATTAGAACCGAGTTTGTCCTTAGGAATACTGAAGACTTGTATGATCTGAACATCGTGGAACCTCTATGTCGTTGTAATAACTTAAGAAGATCTCTCTCTAGACAAGGGTTCCAAAATAAATCACGCACTGGCAATGAAGAACTCATAAGACATATCACGGCATTTTGTGTTGGATTCGCAAGGTGTGAAATAAACTGTGTTCCACAAGAACTACGATATGAAATGTTTAGGTCTACACAAGAAGATATGATTGAAAGGGATGAAATCTTTAACAATTGGATGGACTGGGCAGTAGTAGATTCCCTCCCTTACCTCTACTTTCTACAGTACAAAACTTTTGGCCACCTTCAGAGAGCAGCCGCCCAGCAGCAGGCACTCACAAACCTAGTCACTACAATTGAAACGGAGTCTAACCTTGGTCATAGGGAAACGGCGCTAAATTTACTGGGTCAATGTATGGAACAGGAGAACCGACATAATGATGCTCTGCGCTGCTATGTGCTATCCCTGAACATCCGTGCAAGAAACAACGCCGCAAACTTTCTTATACCCAAGTTACTTTATGCATTTGCTAACAGACACGTCCTGTAGAAATAGATTAAAAAAACTGATGAATAGAAAGGGAGAGTTTACTGAACTGAAAAAGATGTTGTGTGTATGTATATGTACGATCAGAAggtatgaaaatatgaaatgtttagatcTACACAAGAAGATACGATTGAAATGCATGAACTCATTGACTGTTGCTGGGCAGTAGTAGATTCTCTCCCTTTACCTCTGCTTCATACATTACAAAACGTATGGCCACCAGAGAGCAGCCGGCCAGCTGCAGGCACTCACAAACCTAATCACAACCATCGTACTGGGGCAATGTATTGGACAGGAGAACTGCCATAATGATGCTCTGCGCTGCTACATGCTATCTCTGAACATCCGTGCAAGAAACAATGCCGCTAATTTTCTTATACCCAAATtactttatgcattttttttgctaACAGACACATCGTTTAAAAATAGATGCAAAAAAACTCTGCGACGAATGACACTACTGAACATACCGAAATAGATGATGCGAGTTGGTGTACATACATTATTAGATAACTTACACACACGCCTATTGATGTTCGATTCAAATCAGTGTGAAGTTTACAAGTACAATTTTATCCAAGAATACTTGAGATTCAAAAAAAAAGGTTCGGAGTCAAACACTAAAAATCACGGATAGATTGTTGAATTTCAGAGGCTTTacttaatttataatatatttgattaaaa
Protein-coding sequences here:
- the LOC123549227 gene encoding uncharacterized protein LOC123549227 yields the protein MFQDPDYYRTVSLKLSEVLDDIYVNERTVLKRRRMVLLQETMLTTLHRLLGQPIVFYNFGSRSEGSTTIGLDSDADTLCCFNTWNVIRDWGEWQHGMFNLLMIQDETTSPGYCLLQVLRKDEPLPLYLPEHVSHRYFTVRGGRVFVKNTAFNRDVLAGTVTNGPATSQQGRPGFYDVDFVKAFRCKSWPVEAQPWLIRQGIGMWPTEEMKRYCENTGCFFVPVSSKSGQYEEFEWRISTSMAERFLMFSLNITQMRCYILMKMILKTFINPRCNGVLSSFMCKTVLLYCIQNTHSNNWRPSNLLACLTVCLIVLENCVRQTNCPHFIIPENNLMAGRISPRNKNKILEILQNIAQSEGRVLLEIPIDNLGTRLQVKMNMYGAFQYYRTSAEMYAEISQGLLLDTGSTVCACHKHLIRKSLHGGNDDVQVIFSDFTFKVVNTYREIGCNSLEKTAFKLFIPLLYSSLGSAVASSEIYAHNVITRKTLTCFSIGLDSDVSSGRLKLASAIYCLGDMIRTEFVLRNTEDLYDLNIVEPLCRCNNLRRSLSRQGFQNKSRTGNEELIRHITAFCVGFARCEINCVPQELRYEMFRSTQEDMIERDEIFNNWMDWAVVDSLPYLYFLQYKTFGHLQRAAAQQQALTNLVTTIETESNLGHRETALNLLGQCMEQENRHNDALRCYVLSLNIRARNNAANFLIPKLLYAFANRHVL